The genomic DNA TCCCGCACATTCATGAGCGTGATGCATTCTGGGAAATGAAAGAGAAAGGCGAAGCGTACAAGAAACCTGCGGGCTACGAAGAAATTCACATGCCGAAAAACAGTGGTGCGGGCATTATCATCGCCGCTTTCTCAACCATCTTTGGTTTTGCCATGATCTGGCATATCTGGTGGATGGCGATTGCAAGCTTTGCCGGCATCATCATCTCCTGGATCGTGAAGAGCTTCGACGAGGACGTGGATTACTACGTACCGGTTGCGGAAATCGAAAAACTGGAAAACCAGCATTTCGATGAAATCACTAAAGCAGGGCTGAAAAATGGCAACTGATACTCTGACCAACGCGCACGCCCACGCGCACGAACATGGGCACCATGATTCAGGGCCGACAAAGGTTTTCGGCTTCTGGATCTACCTGATGAGCGACTGTATTTTGTTCTCCATCCTGTTTGCGACCTATGCCGTTCTGGTGAACGGCACTGCAGGTGGCCCGACAGGAAAGGACATTTTCGAACTGCCGTTCGTTCTGGTGGAAACCGCCCTGCTGCTGTTCAGCTCCATCACGTATGGCATGGCGGCAATCGCCATGTACAAGAACAACAAGAGCCAGGTGATCTCCTGGCTGGTGTTGACCTGGCTGTTCGGCGCTGGATTTATCGGGATGGAAATCTATGAATTCCATCACCTGATCGTCGAAGGCATGGGCCCGGATCGCAGCGGCTTCCTGTCAGCGTTCTTCGCGCTGGTCGGCACTCACGGTCTGCACGTGACCTCTGGTCTTATCTGGATGGCAGTGCTGATGATTCAGATCGCTCGTCGCGGCCTGACCAGCACTAACCGCACCCGCATCATGTGCCTGAGTCTGTTCTGGCACTTCCTGGATGTGGTGTGGATCTGTGTGTTCTCT from Trabulsiella odontotermitis includes the following:
- a CDS encoding cytochrome o ubiquinol oxidase subunit III — translated: MATDTLTNAHAHAHEHGHHDSGPTKVFGFWIYLMSDCILFSILFATYAVLVNGTAGGPTGKDIFELPFVLVETALLLFSSITYGMAAIAMYKNNKSQVISWLVLTWLFGAGFIGMEIYEFHHLIVEGMGPDRSGFLSAFFALVGTHGLHVTSGLIWMAVLMIQIARRGLTSTNRTRIMCLSLFWHFLDVVWICVFSVVYLMGAM